In Gimesia benthica, a single window of DNA contains:
- a CDS encoding FAD/NAD(P)-binding protein: protein MKTVAIIGGGFSGTMAAVNLARLSDGPLCIQLINDRYPLGRGVAYGTKREEHLLNVAARNMSAVPDHANHFLDWLRTRVDYSDLPDPQLRETYVPRRIYGDYLRSILANYMQPIDSHHPAEIRVVENEAVDIEYNFDGSAEITLCDGSTLEADRVLLATGNQPPTSLAGEDFTHPAYCADPWGNWMEKIPAPDQDIIVLGTGLSMIDVFLTLSELGWEGNMIAVSHNGMIPQAHFRGIEYPDFLPEEPESLGLENLVQLLEKHCRQLQRIGENPGIVVDRLRPHTQRIWQQFDLEEKQEFLKCYAARWNVIRHRIAQPIHQRVTEAITEGRLKVVRGRITGVTAQNDHVVVDVQNKTGSTQTLEGGLVINCTGPNCGFSGTSVPLFQNLLKRGLIRPDELDMGIDVGADFAVIDAEGNPSEFLFAVGPLMKGTLWETTAVPELRGQAMRVAQLLLDDVALVTPGHDYRMSVEEEHVIEYYI, encoded by the coding sequence TGGGACGAAACGGGAAGAACATCTGTTGAATGTCGCCGCACGCAACATGTCTGCGGTTCCCGACCATGCCAATCACTTTCTGGACTGGTTACGCACTCGCGTGGATTACAGCGACCTGCCCGATCCGCAACTGCGTGAGACTTATGTTCCCCGTCGGATCTATGGCGATTATCTGCGAAGTATCCTCGCGAATTACATGCAGCCAATTGACTCACATCATCCGGCGGAAATCCGCGTCGTCGAAAATGAAGCCGTCGACATTGAATACAATTTTGACGGGAGTGCTGAGATCACGCTCTGCGATGGTTCTACGCTGGAAGCTGATCGCGTGCTACTGGCAACAGGAAATCAGCCTCCCACTTCACTGGCCGGGGAAGATTTTACGCATCCCGCCTATTGCGCAGACCCCTGGGGGAACTGGATGGAAAAGATTCCGGCTCCCGATCAGGACATCATTGTGCTCGGCACCGGATTGTCGATGATCGACGTCTTTCTCACGCTCAGTGAACTGGGTTGGGAAGGTAATATGATCGCAGTGTCGCATAACGGAATGATTCCACAAGCCCATTTCCGGGGCATTGAATATCCTGACTTCCTGCCAGAGGAGCCGGAGAGCCTGGGCCTCGAAAACCTGGTCCAGTTACTGGAAAAACATTGTCGACAGCTGCAGCGGATAGGTGAGAACCCAGGCATCGTCGTCGATCGACTGCGGCCCCACACGCAGCGAATCTGGCAGCAGTTTGACCTCGAAGAAAAACAGGAATTTCTCAAATGCTATGCCGCCCGCTGGAATGTGATCAGACATCGGATTGCGCAGCCGATTCATCAACGGGTGACGGAAGCGATAACCGAAGGACGCCTCAAAGTGGTACGGGGCAGAATCACGGGAGTCACAGCTCAGAATGATCACGTCGTTGTGGATGTTCAGAATAAAACCGGTTCAACCCAGACGCTTGAGGGGGGACTGGTCATTAATTGCACCGGACCCAATTGTGGATTTTCCGGCACCAGTGTGCCACTGTTCCAGAATCTGCTCAAACGGGGACTTATCCGGCCAGACGAACTGGATATGGGCATCGATGTCGGTGCCGATTTCGCAGTGATTGATGCGGAAGGAAATCCCTCTGAGTTCCTGTTCGCCGTTGGACCGTTGATGAAGGGGACTCTCTGGGAGACCACAGCAGTTCCGGAACTGCGTGGTCAGGCGATGCGTGTCGCGCAGTTGCTGCTGGATGATGTCGCTCTGGTCACACCGGGACACGATTACCGGATGTCCGTCGAAGAGGAACACGTCATCGAATATTACATTTGA
- a CDS encoding class I SAM-dependent methyltransferase family protein, with protein MAPTTAAPESDTDSAAIWLPQDLQQPLETMTRGQRIGNWLINPYKNYLIPASWLKRLLQSSQSELLEETFRRPGGWRAMEILYRKDAPVDLLDRQAILDNPISRASRNRLQTVTQILIDLIQARQSDGPVVLMGVGAGPGRHVQTAISRLQLSADEVHAHLIDLDDDAFEYGQQLAEQLGISDCISFLQGDAREIQTVLPDVKPNIVKLIGLIEYLNDQQLHELLAALHTIMVRGGNLVTHGILDPWHGAPSLKRIFNLQHIRRSGDDVRRMLETVGFRVIDQVTEPMGIYPIVTAVKPMVE; from the coding sequence ATGGCACCTACAACGGCAGCACCTGAGTCAGACACAGATTCTGCTGCGATCTGGCTTCCCCAAGATCTTCAGCAGCCGCTGGAAACAATGACCCGGGGACAGCGAATCGGGAACTGGCTGATCAATCCTTACAAAAATTATCTGATCCCCGCCAGTTGGCTCAAAAGATTACTACAGTCGAGTCAGAGCGAGTTGCTCGAAGAGACCTTTCGCCGCCCTGGTGGCTGGAGGGCTATGGAAATCCTGTACCGTAAAGATGCACCGGTCGACCTGCTGGATCGACAGGCGATCCTGGATAACCCCATTTCCAGAGCTTCGCGGAATCGATTGCAGACGGTAACCCAAATCCTGATCGACCTGATCCAGGCTCGTCAGTCGGACGGGCCCGTCGTTCTCATGGGCGTCGGTGCTGGCCCGGGGCGTCATGTGCAGACCGCGATTTCCCGATTGCAGTTAAGTGCAGACGAAGTCCACGCTCACCTGATCGACCTGGACGACGATGCCTTCGAATACGGACAACAACTGGCAGAACAACTCGGAATATCAGACTGTATCAGCTTCCTGCAGGGAGACGCGCGAGAGATTCAGACGGTATTACCCGATGTCAAACCGAATATCGTTAAACTGATTGGTCTCATCGAATACTTGAATGACCAGCAGTTACACGAACTGTTGGCCGCCTTGCATACAATCATGGTCCGGGGAGGAAATCTGGTCACGCATGGGATTCTCGATCCCTGGCATGGTGCTCCCTCTCTCAAACGAATCTTCAATCTACAGCATATCAGACGCTCCGGCGATGATGTACGAAGGATGTTGGAAACAGTCGGATTTCGCGTCATCGACCAGGTAACCGAACCGATGGGAATCTATCCGATTGTGACCGCAGTGAAGCCGATGGTTGAGTAA